One window of Quercus robur chromosome 5, dhQueRobu3.1, whole genome shotgun sequence genomic DNA carries:
- the LOC126725058 gene encoding uncharacterized protein LOC126725058 isoform X1, protein MAFLFNKFQEAVKTLAKSPTFARDPRQLQFEADINRLFLYTSYNRLGRDAEEADAEEIIEMASKASLADQQKLVQENIHAQIKSFSMSMDEILLPDSKRIGEAHELPPQPTAAPRRSGLGFAVGRHDQPTDCPVVPETRPLKRTELSERLKDLIGYKLDIKPSQIPHKEAGQGLYLDGEADVGTAIAFYPGVIYSPAYYRYIPGYPRVDAHNTYLITRYDGTVINAQPWGLGGETREVWNGLSLAEFKPDMQAVDKGSDRFWKMLNTPLVGTQAGLSSDVLERRNPLAFAHFANHPAKGMVPNVMICPYDFPLTEKDMRAYIPNVLFGKAEEVKMKRLGSFWFKFGGSGNGGPDVPVLKTLVLVATRALHDEEILLNYRLSNSKRRPAWYTPVDEEEDRRRWS, encoded by the exons ATGGCTTTTCTATTCAACAAATTCCAAgag GCTGTGAAAACTCTTGCAAAAAGTCCCACTTTTGCAAGGGATCCAAGACAGTTACAATTTGAAGCAGACATAAATAGATTGTTTCTATATACCAG CTACAACCGTTTGGGAAGGGATGCTGAGGAGGCAGATGCAGAGGAGATCATTGAAATGGCTAGTAAAGCCTCTCTTGCTGATCAACAGAAGCTAGTCCAAGAAAACATCCATGCTCAGATTAAAAGTTTCTCCATGTCTATGGATGAAATTCTTCTTCCTGATTCTAAAAGGATAGGTGAGGCACACGAATTGCCTCCACAACCAACAGCTGCTCCTCGTCGGAGTGGCCTTGGTTTTGCTGTTGGCAGGCATGACCAACCTACTGACTGTCCTG TTGTACCTGAAACAAGGCCATTAAAACGTACTGAACTCTCTGAAAGACTAAAGGACCTCATTGGTTACAAGCTCGATATCAAACCATCTCAAATACCCCATAAGGAAGCTGGCCAAGGTTTATATTTAGATGGTGAAGCTGATGTTGGTACTGCGATAGCCTTCTACCCTGGGGTAATATACTCTCCAGCTTACTATCGTTACATTCCTGGATACCCAAGAGTCGATGCACATAACACATATCTGATCACAAGGTATGATGGAACTGTCATCAATGCCCAACCATGGGGTTTAGGGGGTGAAACCCGGGAAGTTTGGAATGGCCTCAGCTTGGCGGAATTTAAGCCTGATATGCAGGCTGTTGATAAAGGTTCAGACCGATTCTGGAAGATGCTCAATACTCCTTTAGTAGGTACACAAGCGGGATTGAGTTCAGATGTATTGGAGCGGAGAAACCCATTAGCTTTTGCTCATTTTGCTAACCACCCAGCAAAGGGTATGGTTCCAAACGTCATGATTTGCCCTTATGATTTCCCATTGACTGAGAAGGATATGAGAGCCTATATTCCCAATGTGTTGTTTGGAAAAGCTGAAGAAGTGAAGATGAAAAGACTTGGCAGCTTTTGGTTCAAATTTGGGGGTTCAGGAAATGGTGGGCCCGATGTTCCTGTTCTGAAGACTCTTGTTCTGGTGGCTACTAGGGCACTTCATGATGAAGAAATTCTGTTAAACTACAGGCTGAGCAACTCAAAGCGACGGCCAGCATGGTATACTCCAGTTGATGAAGAGGAGGACCGAAGGAGATGGAGCTAA
- the LOC126725058 gene encoding uncharacterized protein LOC126725058 isoform X2, which yields MASKASLADQQKLVQENIHAQIKSFSMSMDEILLPDSKRIGEAHELPPQPTAAPRRSGLGFAVGRHDQPTDCPVVPETRPLKRTELSERLKDLIGYKLDIKPSQIPHKEAGQGLYLDGEADVGTAIAFYPGVIYSPAYYRYIPGYPRVDAHNTYLITRYDGTVINAQPWGLGGETREVWNGLSLAEFKPDMQAVDKGSDRFWKMLNTPLVGTQAGLSSDVLERRNPLAFAHFANHPAKGMVPNVMICPYDFPLTEKDMRAYIPNVLFGKAEEVKMKRLGSFWFKFGGSGNGGPDVPVLKTLVLVATRALHDEEILLNYRLSNSKRRPAWYTPVDEEEDRRRWS from the exons ATGGCTAGTAAAGCCTCTCTTGCTGATCAACAGAAGCTAGTCCAAGAAAACATCCATGCTCAGATTAAAAGTTTCTCCATGTCTATGGATGAAATTCTTCTTCCTGATTCTAAAAGGATAGGTGAGGCACACGAATTGCCTCCACAACCAACAGCTGCTCCTCGTCGGAGTGGCCTTGGTTTTGCTGTTGGCAGGCATGACCAACCTACTGACTGTCCTG TTGTACCTGAAACAAGGCCATTAAAACGTACTGAACTCTCTGAAAGACTAAAGGACCTCATTGGTTACAAGCTCGATATCAAACCATCTCAAATACCCCATAAGGAAGCTGGCCAAGGTTTATATTTAGATGGTGAAGCTGATGTTGGTACTGCGATAGCCTTCTACCCTGGGGTAATATACTCTCCAGCTTACTATCGTTACATTCCTGGATACCCAAGAGTCGATGCACATAACACATATCTGATCACAAGGTATGATGGAACTGTCATCAATGCCCAACCATGGGGTTTAGGGGGTGAAACCCGGGAAGTTTGGAATGGCCTCAGCTTGGCGGAATTTAAGCCTGATATGCAGGCTGTTGATAAAGGTTCAGACCGATTCTGGAAGATGCTCAATACTCCTTTAGTAGGTACACAAGCGGGATTGAGTTCAGATGTATTGGAGCGGAGAAACCCATTAGCTTTTGCTCATTTTGCTAACCACCCAGCAAAGGGTATGGTTCCAAACGTCATGATTTGCCCTTATGATTTCCCATTGACTGAGAAGGATATGAGAGCCTATATTCCCAATGTGTTGTTTGGAAAAGCTGAAGAAGTGAAGATGAAAAGACTTGGCAGCTTTTGGTTCAAATTTGGGGGTTCAGGAAATGGTGGGCCCGATGTTCCTGTTCTGAAGACTCTTGTTCTGGTGGCTACTAGGGCACTTCATGATGAAGAAATTCTGTTAAACTACAGGCTGAGCAACTCAAAGCGACGGCCAGCATGGTATACTCCAGTTGATGAAGAGGAGGACCGAAGGAGATGGAGCTAA
- the LOC126725066 gene encoding EPIDERMAL PATTERNING FACTOR-like protein 3, which yields MKRRFCCFIIALQIVSWASATSRPFPPNDSLGAPQSGPDQGSDSSNVSLDKEEGLKSMKGEENTSKEAMYKTSNIGSAPPSCEHKCYGCIPCEAIQVPTTFRHSHVGIQYANYEPEGWKCKCGPFLYSP from the exons ATGAAGAGaaggttttgttgttttattataGCTCTGCAAATAGTGAGCTGGGCTTCTGCAACAAGCAGGCCTTTTCCACCAAATGATAGTCTTGGTGCTCCTCAATCAG GGCCAGACCAGGGCTCTGATTCTTCAAATGTTTCCTTGGACAAAGAAGAg GGTCTCAAAAGCATGAAAGGAGAGGAAAATACGAGCAAAGAAGCAATGTACAAAACAAGCAATATAGGGTCAGCTCCACCAAGCTGTGAGCACAAGTGTTATGGGTGCATTCCATGTGAAGCCATTCAAGTACCCACCACCTTTAGACACAGCCATGTGGGTATCCAATATGCAAACTATGAGCCTGAGGGTTGGAAATGCAAATGTGGTCCTTTCTTATACAGTCCATAA
- the LOC126725067 gene encoding uncharacterized protein LOC126725067 isoform X1 — protein sequence MAEPKPEPAVTPEEEKDVKAPNIIERAKEEIEAIVQTDNSPHHHKETHGRSDDIDENTPVDEVKGPNVFERVKEEIEALVGAVLPKKESSGHESSSK from the exons ATGGCCGAGCCAAAGCCAGAGCCAGCAGTGACTCCAGAAG aagaaaaagatgtaaAAGCACCAAATATCATTGAGAGAGCTAAGGAAGAGATTGAAGCAATAGTTCAAACTGACAATTCACCACACCATCACAAGGAAACGCATGGAAGGAGTGATGACATTGACGAGAACACCCCGGTAGATGAAGTCAAAGGGCCAAATGTTTTTGAACGAGTGAAGGAAGAGATTGAGGCCCTTGTTGGAGCAGTTCTTCCTAAGAAGGAATCCAGTGGTCATGAGTCATCTTCAAAGTAA
- the LOC126725067 gene encoding uncharacterized protein LOC126725067 isoform X2 yields the protein MAEPKPEPAVTPEEKDVKAPNIIERAKEEIEAIVQTDNSPHHHKETHGRSDDIDENTPVDEVKGPNVFERVKEEIEALVGAVLPKKESSGHESSSK from the exons ATGGCCGAGCCAAAGCCAGAGCCAGCAGTGACTCCAGAAG aaaaagatgtaaAAGCACCAAATATCATTGAGAGAGCTAAGGAAGAGATTGAAGCAATAGTTCAAACTGACAATTCACCACACCATCACAAGGAAACGCATGGAAGGAGTGATGACATTGACGAGAACACCCCGGTAGATGAAGTCAAAGGGCCAAATGTTTTTGAACGAGTGAAGGAAGAGATTGAGGCCCTTGTTGGAGCAGTTCTTCCTAAGAAGGAATCCAGTGGTCATGAGTCATCTTCAAAGTAA